The DNA sequence GCCCACACGCATTTCCCCTGCCAGATGGGTTGCCTACAGTCTTTGCGCTTCGATGTCGTATAACTTGTGCAGCTTCTCTCTTTGGCGTTTGTCCTTTTCAGACCAATCTCGAGCGAGCGCCGCTCATGATATACCTGCAAGGCGGTCCCGGCAAGTCGGGCACGTTCGGCCAGTTCCTGGAGGTCGGGCCTCTGGGCGTCAACTCGGAGGGGATCCTGTACCGGAGAGAGCACACCGTCCAGAAGATGTTCAACGTCATCTTCCTAGACCAGCCGGTAGGGTCGGGCTTCAGCTTCAGCAAGTCCCCGATGGGCTACGCGCGCAGCATCGACGACTGCGTGGCGGGCGTGCGAGAGTTCCTCAGGCAGTTCCTGCTGTTATTCCCGGAAAACAGGAACCGCGAACTCTACGTCACCGGCGAGAGTTACGGAAGTGAGTTCGGAGTGTTCACCGAAAGACACGTGGAGACTTTTAGAGCTTGAGGACCTAAAACGTAACCTTTAGGGAAGGGCTAGATGAACGCAGTGTAGGCGAATGGGGGAGTCTGAGGAAATTTCGTCCGGTCGATAGCAATCACAATGAAAGCAGAAGAAACGCCAACTAATGTGAAAACAAGCTATTTCGAAGTATTCAGATTTCACCCGAAGAACGAGGTATGGAAATCTACAGCAAGGCCTTGACCTCTTATGTTCATGTTGAAGTAATACGTGGGTGCAGTGTGTTGGCGGGATATAGCAAGAAAGGCAGCTGCTGCAGCGCAGCAGAAACGGAGCCCTGGCAGCTGTACTGGGTCTCTCGCAACATTAGCGTGATGAGGAATGCCGTCATAGGCGTTGCACCCGTCGAACCTCATTTGTGCACGAGATGGGAGGCAATGTAAACCATCGGCACTGTTAGGTTTCAGCTTACTGTCCGATCCGTCGAGACCACTGTGTGAACCACGGTGGGGTCATGACCGCGCTGGAACACAAGCGCTAGCCATCCAGAGCAGCGGTAGGGGAGGGGGGTATGCACGAAACTATTGTTTTTGTGGCCAAAACATTCGGGCCGGCAGCACCTGAAGGTCAAACACAGATCTGGCTCTGCTTCAGAGGTGATTGAGTGGACTGTGGAGGTGCGTGCACTTCAGCACGTCTTGCGGACAAACGCACTGCGCGTCTCTCACATTTCTCGTGACTTCTCCATGCGTGGGCCGAGGATGCGCCGTCGTTACCATGACAGCATGACGGCAGTGGTAGTGCCGGCGGCGCAAGCTAGAATCAAGTGCCCGTGCAAATGCTATGGCAATAAAACGGGGCGTTTATGCTTGCACACTGGCACCTTATTCACAACTAATCGAAATTCGTTCACAGGGAATTCACATTCCTTGTTGAGAGTGATTCATGCATTCATTGCTTCCTTGCTTCACATTCATTGCTCACGATTCATACCGAACACGCACGGCTCCCACGTGGCAACCGAAACCTATACTTTAAAATTTTTCTTCGTTTTCGGGGACATGTGTTTACGTCATAGTGTATGGTGGATGGTAAGTGGGCCATCCACTTTTATCGCGGCTCGTGGTGCTCCGTCGTCACCCTAACTCTCCTGGTATTAACAACGCAAAACGTAGACgtgacacgagacgagaagacgacaccacaagcgctgactacgtctacgttttgcgcagttaacaccaggatggaaagccagcaagcccaagctgctattctagtctTAACTCTGTTGTAGTAGGTTGCCCTCGGGTCCAGTCATTCAATATCTCGGTGAGATCACCTTTTCCCCCCTGTTGTCTTCGTCAGCAGACGAGTTAATCAAGACGGGAATGCTGTCTATATATACGAAGGACATAAAAATGTCATTTCCGCCGTAAATGTTGAGCTAACGCTGGTTTTACTGGCTGCAACAAATGCAACTTCTGTCACATGTAGCACACTGCCCGTAGAGTCTCTCAGCAAAGAAGAGGTGAATACTCCCCCGTTATAACTAACCACCCTCTCCAGCTCCTGCCCTGCAAAGCAATCGACATGCCAGTAGTAGCCTTGAGCCGCAGCATACACGTGCCATTGTTAATGACTTCATCCTCAGGATGCTTGGGCGATGCTGGAGTTTGTTCGGATTCAATTAAGATAGTTATAGGACTCATCAACACAAAGTACAGTACTTCTCCAGTGAAACCTACAAATCAGAGCTCCTTGAGTATGTCTAGCACACAAAATCACATCATGTTTTGTTCCCcccaaaacaaagaaaataacctTTAACAAACAGCTACATGGTGCTCTAATCAGTGTCCTAACTCCCACCCCTGCTACTAAATAAGCACTCTACACACCAAACCAACGGAGGACCGTCGCATCAAGACGCGAGCTGTGGAACTCCTTCCGGAAGAGCATATGCATGGATGCAGAGATGGGCTCTGGATTAAATTGAATTACGTGGGGTAGCTTGCACAATGCATTTTATTATTCGGTAGGTTTAGACGCCGAGTTTTATGTATTAGTGAAATTTACTAGCAGTTTCGCGGAGGTGTATATGGTCTAAAAAGCGGTCTTGAATGTGTGTAGACTTGCGCACGTAGTAACAATTGAAGGTGAACTTATGCTACATACATCTAAGAAATGTGAACATCTCTAAAAAGCTTTAGTGCGTTTACTTACTTTATTTCCTTGGTTTAATTTTTTCTCAGTGTATTGCCCACTGCTGCAGGCTGGATCTTTGGTCGGGGAGCCAAGGCCTCATCTGGCGTTTTGCCTTAAGTCTTTGTCTCCCGCAGGAATAGTGCATTCTTTTTGTAAATAAACATGCTAGACTTCACTTGAAAgtaaaaagggagagagagagagaaagagagagagaaagcgctcTGGTTAGCCTTTTGACAAACATCTCGATGTGGCCTGCGTTACCATGAACGTATTTTTGGGAAAAATTtctgctgtgtttacaggaggtattcagagacttggattgggaaaattggcgataaaagttgatggagaataccttagtaacttgcgattcgctgatgatattgccttgcttagtaactcaggggattaattcgaatgcatgctcactgacctggagaggcaaagcagaaggctaGGTCTAAATATAAATCTGCAGAaacctaaagtaatgtttaacagtctcggaagagaacaccagtttacgataggtagcgaggcactggaagtggtaagggaatacatctacttaggacaggtagtgaccgcagatccggatcatgagactgaaataatcagaataagaatgagctgggtgcgtttggcaggcattctcagatcatgaacagcaggttgccatcatccctcaagagaaaagtgtgtaacggctgtgtcttaccagtactcacgcacggggcaaaaacctggaggcttacgaaaagggttctacttaaattgaggatgatgcaacgagctatgtaaagaaggataataggtgtaacgttaagggacaagaaaagaacagtttgggtgagggaacaaacgcgagttaatgacatcttagttgaaatcaagaaaaagaaatgggcatgggcaggatatgtaatgaggagggaaggtaaccgatggtcattaagggttacgaactggattccaagggaagggaagcgtagcaggggacggcagcaagttaggtgggcggatgagattaagaagtttgcagggacaacatggccacaattagtgcatggccggggtagttaaaggagtatgggagaggcctttgccctgcagtagatGTAagcaggttgatgatgatgatgatggggttAGCCGGTCTCGCAGCATAGGTACAAAAGCACGCGGTTTGTCATCCGCAGCGTCCGCTTTATGGTGCTGCAATTAGTCGGCTATGAGTTACGCTACTGACAAATGTAGGTGCCGCTTGTAGTTTTCTTTACTCCGTGCACAATGTCCCCCAGCTATTCGTAGCGTTACAGAAGACCTGCGGATTCCACTCGTAGCTGTTGAGCTTTTTCCAGCCGCCAGCTAGCGGCGGCACAAGCAGCCAACGCGGAGCGCATGTTACACGACCGAGTGGTGGACTTCATAAAAGCGCAGGGGTTACATGTAGGCAGACACGTAAATACACCGGGCACGTTTCACCCGTCGTCCTTGTCCATGTTGAACCCGAACACAGAGCTCGCTAATTTTTATTCTCTCTTCAGCGCGTACAGCCGTAGCCTTGGCTCACAGCCTCATGAGGAATCCGGATCCCGGTCTAACGCTCAAGGTGTCCGGCGTGATTACTGGGTCTCCAGTCTTCGGTTGCGTCCTAGACCTCATGGAGTCCGCCGACACGCTCTACCACTTCGGCATGGTCGACGCCACCGGGCGCGACGTGTTCGCACAGGCGATGCACCGCATCCGCCAACTGTGGACCACCAACCGCACTGTGGCACTGAACCTCCTTAGTCACACCATCTTCCGGCTGCACCATTCAGCCAGCCTCTTCACTAACCTCACCGGTTACAGTGACCACGCGAGCCTGTTTAGTGACGAGAGGCCCCGGGAGTTCGTCCACTACTACCGCTACATGCAGAAGCCGCTTTTCAAGAGATCTCTGCACCTGCGCTCCCAGGCTACAGTGGACAGTACCCGGCTGCTGGTCATGACGTACCTCGCCGGTGACTACATCGTCGATCTCCGAGAAAAAGTCGAGTACCTGCTCGACGCTACAAAGATGCTGGTCCTCTCGGGGCAACTAGACACAGTGTTTcccgtcgtgaagcaagaaaaatatttgcagtCGCTCAACTGGACGGGAACAGCGGCACTGAGAAAGGCAGCGAGGAGACCCTGGCATGTGTCCGGATCCGGGTCGAGGCTTCTGGGCTACGTCAAGACGGCCAAGGACCTCACATACGTGGTCATGGCTCGCTCGGGACACCACGTGCTGTTCGACGCCTCTGAAGCCGCGTACAATGTGATCGAACGCTTTGTGACCGGCGTCGAGATCGTCAACTCCAGCAGAAACGTGCTGGCTGTGAATTAGCGCTCTTAACATCGCCGCCACATTTGAAAGTAGGAATGCAGGAATGCCTTTAAACATGCGTGGCCTGATCGATTATTGCCAATAAATCGAATGGAAATGAGGCATTCCTTGTAAGGGCTTTTGAAACACGCTAGGACGTTCAACGGAGGCTCGAGGGTGCTACCTTGTGTTGAGGTAATGACTGCCACGACATTTGGCTCAGTCATTACGAAACAGTATATATGTCATTGGGTAGGAAGGATTCAACCGCCACACAATGTTTACGTGTACATGAAATGAGTTCTTAAATTTTTATTAGAGCGCAGTGTATATGCGATGAACGCGATCAATAACGAAGATATAGTAATGCAGACAGAAAATGCAATTACATTCACTTTATTCCCGGATCCAACGTCGTAACAGACAATGACTCTGAACGCTGCTTTCGTACGAGCGAATAAATGTTATAAATAGCAATTAAAAAGTTAAAATCAGAACTGCAGCTTTAGTCCCATGCTATCTCCCTCAGTGCATGTTTAACTCGTGCCCAAATGTTTATTTGTGCAAAAGTCCTGAGCTCAGCGTCTGTATGCTAATTGGTTTTGTTTTCTAGGCCTCATTAATGTTGACGCGTTGTCAGTAGACATATTTGCAGCTGTATACAGGCAGAATTCTTAAGTGTGCGTAGGGGATCAACTAAGGAAGCCGGCCCCTGATTAGTATGTCTGTTGCTGTTCGATATCTACTTCCCGGAATGGCCTACCAATGAGGTCCGGTTAAGTTCTAAATTTAGTTACGGGTTCTATTTAGATTTACTTGCGCAATTTTAAACGAAGCGCGCTCCTTCGTGTTACCGAAAACGAACGCATTgttgcatttcatttcatttcgtcTTCCTTTTAtgatggcgcatacccactgtgggggatcgcagttctctcttcttttttttctttgtgtttttattTTCAAGCATAATAGAATTATACAGTAAGTAATGAAACGTACGCCACGCGCAGAATGCAGCCACACAGGAACAATGCCATAACGTAGGATGCAACAAAGCGTATGCCATGCTAATCCCTACTTTCcttactgttattattattattattattattacactagAGTCTTCTAATCACATATTGCGCAAACAACGTTATTATTTCTTTTACCTTAGACCGTCCATTCATCTGGTCTCTTAGCTAAATTACATATACTTTTTTATTCGAAGATATATCTATTCCTGTTCTTTGTTTTTAAATGTGTTAACTGAGCCTAGAACTACCCGATTTCTGACCCATCACTCATTGTGGGTGCGTGCATTTTAAAGGGGCGTCATCATCAGCTACGGCGCGGCACAAAATTTTCACCATGATGTGGTAGCCTTGGAACGATCTAAGCTTCTGTGGAACCCAAAAATTGGCCTCGACGTGTAGGGCGTTACCAACCACGGAGGCGTGAATGCGCATATTTGGAAAGAAATTAGAGGTAAGCACTTGCCTCGCCTTTGGCTGATGTAAACAGAGCATGATGACCACTTCGCATGCATGGCGAAGATTCATTCGCAGCACAGATGACAGTGTTGTTTCAGTCCGCGGACAAGCACAACGTTGCTCAGCTGCATATAATTGTATCGTAAGCAGCTAGCCTACTTAAATTAGTAGGAGGACACAGCACGGGAACCAATGGAGACAAAGGAGGCGCACAAAGTGCACAAACGCAGCGCTTACTTTCAACTAAAAAAATTATGTTgctggggtggggggggggggataaacaTTTATtatagaaccagcactttatgatcgCCGGGCCTACGCAACCCATCTTAAAGTGCTCATAATTTTGCCGGTGCGCAGCTAGTTCTCTAGTAAGCACTTGTAAAAAGAAACGAGGAGATCGCACATGCGCGCACAGCCTGCTCGAAATGCTATCGCACCCTGGCACTTGAATCTAAGGAGGTCATCTCTTTTTACACAAGGCTAACGATGGACAACTGACGCAGTTTGTTTCCGCGCGTTAAATTGCGGCCGCATCGACAATTTTTCTACCAATGCTTGATTTGTTTCTAGATATAATCTTGCATTTGTCCAAGACAGGATTACGCCCAGAGTGGCAATAGTGCACGCCTAGATGACCTTGAATTGTGGTGCTGACATTGTTGTGGTGTTCCCTAAGCCGATCGGTAATGCAGTTCTAGTTAGCTCGATGCAGACTTTACCACGTGAGATAGGTATCTGATATACGACACACATTGTGCGTAACACTGTCTGTGATTAGTTTAGCACTGAGCTTTCT is a window from the Dermacentor albipictus isolate Rhodes 1998 colony chromosome 6, USDA_Dalb.pri_finalv2, whole genome shotgun sequence genome containing:
- the LOC139061182 gene encoding probable serine carboxypeptidase CPVL, whose protein sequence is MLVIAKICVAILLCILLCAPSQEGRALRYTLSRRSAKSQKSDDGGQFLTPLIEKKDVKSARDASFVKMFRMMANATAYSGFITVNKEQQANIYFIYVQAQTNLERAPLMIYLQGGPGKSGTFGQFLEVGPLGVNSEGILYRREHTVQKMFNVIFLDQPVGSGFSFSKSPMGYARSIDDCVAGVREFLRQFLLLFPENRNRELYVTGESYGTRTAVALAHSLMRNPDPGLTLKVSGVITGSPVFGCVLDLMESADTLYHFGMVDATGRDVFAQAMHRIRQLWTTNRTVALNLLSHTIFRLHHSASLFTNLTGYSDHASLFSDERPREFVHYYRYMQKPLFKRSLHLRSQATVDSTRLLVMTYLAGDYIVDLREKVEYLLDATKMLVLSGQLDTVFPVVKQEKYLQSLNWTGTAALRKAARRPWHVSGSGSRLLGYVKTAKDLTYVVMARSGHHVLFDASEAAYNVIERFVTGVEIVNSSRNVLAVN